The sequence below is a genomic window from Chitinophagales bacterium.
GTAGAGATCATCCAATTCCAGTTTTCGTGTTTGCAGAAACACACTCTGCACCGTGCGCAAAAATTTTGTCTGGTCGGCATTGTAATGATGTTCGAGAATGAAGGCATCAAATGCTTTGCGTACAATCTGCTCGTACGTGGGTAATGTTTCCAGCTTTAGCAAATGCTTTAAGAAATCCACCAAGCTTCCTACGCGCACGCCAAATGCTTTCAGCATGTTGTCATCGGTGAGATCGAGATCATCGGTGCTGAGTTCTGTTTCCAGTGTTTGCTCCAGTGCAATCAGGTCATCGAGTTTTACCTCTTCACCTTTTTTCAATCGCTGAATAGTCGGGTGCTGCTGTGCGAGCTGCTCAATCTTTTCTTCAATGCGCCGGCGGTATTCTTCCACCATCACTTTCTGTCCTTCCTTCTTGACAATAACCCATTTGCGCGAGTCAATGATGTCATCCAATCCGAGTTCAATGATCAAGCTTCTCTTTTCGCGCTTGTATTTCATCAATGGCGCAAGAGCGGTTTTTGCTTCATCAATATTTTTCAACGTCGGGCGCTCCCAAAACTTAGTAGAGAGAATTGCTTCTTTGTAAGCAATTCTTTCTTTCACTTGCTGCAAATTGGAAGGAAGCAGATCAACATCTTCACGGATGGAGTTAATGATAGCTGCTGCATCTTTCTGTTGTAACAATGCAAGACCAGCACGTTCCATTTTAGAAGTGAAGAATGCTTCGGCGAGATTTACTCCGGTAACAAATCGCAGCAGCGGCGCCACTTTCATTCGGAGGAATTCAATCTTCTGTGAGTTAATGTAATTCCAGAAATCATCATTCCATGCTTCGCGCACATCTTTCAAATGTTTTTTCACCGTGAAGGAGTCGAGTGGAATCTTTGCAATGTCAACGCGGAGTTCCTGCACGATGTATTTAAAATCCTCACCGCCTTGATCACCGATTAAAATGTTCAGCTTGTTCAGGCGGCTGTTGAAGATAGTAACAAGAACAGGAATTTGCGCTGTGGTCTTGTCATCCTTCGGCATCATGTTGAAGTGCTCGAAGTTTTCCCAGAAGTCAACGATGAGAAAATTGTCTTTGCCGTTGTCGGGTAGCCACTCCAGGTGTCTGCACGCTTCAAAACTTCGCGTGCCTCTGCCGATCATCTGCCAGAATTTGATTTGCGAATTCACCGGCTTCATGAATGCAAGGTTCATCACTTCGGGAATATCCACGCCGGTGTCGAGCATGTCAACAGAAATAGCGATGCGCGGGAAATCCTGTTTCTTGAATTGATCGAGTAAATCTTTTGCGCGTTCTGTTTTGGAATCAATCACGCGGGCAAGCAATCCTTTGTGCTCCGGGTACATGTCATTGAATGCTTCCTGCAAGCGCATCGCATGCTTGTGCGTGACGGCAAACACAATTGTCTTCGCAGGCAATTGTCCGCTTGCATCTTTGTAACAC
It includes:
- a CDS encoding DEAD/DEAH box helicase family protein, coding for MIDFSQLNEAEVRYNLIDPQLKKAKWNLADRTQISFEVPVEGYDASPINGVTDYCLFRANGEVLGVIEAKNTRRDARVGKEQVLQYVTKIAAKQTFRPFAFMTNGEDIWFWDSETHPERFVAGFFTRENLERLLFLEQNKLPLNEITIKDSIVNRSYQVEAIRRIGETIKKRKKRKALLVMATGTGKTRTIMALIDVFLRARQAQKVLFLADRDSLVEQALSEGFKVHLPNEARARIYTYNIDRNARVYVSTLQTLELCYEKFSPADFDLIISDECHRSIYNKFTDVLAYFDAVQIGLTATPANFIDRDTFRFFECDGPMPTFLYTYDKAVKDGYLADYNVYAAQTKFQRKGIRGIDLSEEDQESLRERGIDPEDINFEGTDLEKKVTNHDTLIRQWEEFMDVCYKDASGQLPAKTIVFAVTHKHAMRLQEAFNDMYPEHKGLLARVIDSKTERAKDLLDQFKKQDFPRIAISVDMLDTGVDIPEVMNLAFMKPVNSQIKFWQMIGRGTRSFEACRHLEWLPDNGKDNFLIVDFWENFEHFNMMPKDDKTTAQIPVLVTIFNSRLNKLNILIGDQGGEDFKYIVQELRVDIAKIPLDSFTVKKHLKDVREAWNDDFWNYINSQKIEFLRMKVAPLLRFVTGVNLAEAFFTSKMERAGLALLQQKDAAAIINSIREDVDLLPSNLQQVKERIAYKEAILSTKFWERPTLKNIDEAKTALAPLMKYKREKRSLIIELGLDDIIDSRKWVIVKKEGQKVMVEEYRRRIEEKIEQLAQQHPTIQRLKKGEEVKLDDLIALEQTLETELSTDDLDLTDDNMLKAFGVRVGSLVDFLKHLLKLETLPTYEQIVRKAFDAFILEHHYNADQTKFLRTVQSVFLQTRKLELDDLYNAPFSNFGINAVDRLFTVEDVNEIMELTKRLVA